The Bacteroides ovatus genomic interval TTTTGAAGGTTCTGCCGGTCCGGCTTCCGATCAGGTAAATGCTTTTCTGGAAGAATCCGTTCAATTATCCGAAACAGTGATGGGAGATGCTGCTTATTCCCTTTGGAATTATAACAATGTTGCAGCTATGAGAAATATGAGCAATCGTTACCTGTTTAATATTGAAGAAGAAGCCAGTAATCCTGCCGGTGCCGGAAGAGCGACGAACAAGGAATTTGTCATCGCTTCTGTATATAGTCAGGAAACGCGTAAAGGACAGGTAGATTTGAATCAGGTGATTTATACGGATATGCGTCCCAGCCGGAAATTGATTGATATGTTTTTATGCACTGACGGGCTTCCGGTCAGCATGTCTGATAAGTTCCAGGGATATAAGAATCCGGGGGACGAGTTTCAGAATCGGGATTTCCGTTTGACTTCTTATATAGGTTCATATGCTACGAGCCTGACAGTTGAGAACTGTGGGTATGGTGTTTCCAAGTTTGCTATTACCGATATTCAACGCCAAAGTAAAGATGAATCGGCCAATTATCCGGTACTTCGGTTGGCAGAAGTATACTTGAACTATGCCGAAGCTGTGATGGAACGCTATGGTGAAATATCAGATGACCAGTTGAATAAGTCGATAAATAAAATCCGTGCCCGTGCGGGAATTGCTAACCTAACAAATGCATTGGCAAAGCGAATTCAGGAAGGAGTGCCGGCAAATGCGAGTAAGACAGTCAATCAGGTAATGTTGGATGAGATCCGCCGTGAACGTGCTTTGGAACTCTATATGGAAGGTTTCCGTTGTGACGATCTGAAACGTTGGGGTATTGCGGAGAAGAATCTGAATGAGTCTCGTTGCGGTGCGGTAGTAGGTAATGCCAGCTATCCGACGGCATTTATAGACGAAAACGGGAATGCTACCAGTGCTTTCAATCCGGCTATCTTTACGAAGGGGACGGAAGAAGTGGAAACAGGTAAAGGCAAATTACCTTGTGTAGTGCTCCTCAAATCATCCGACTGCGCATTTACTAAGGGAGATTATTTGTGGGCGATTCCAAGAAATCAAATCAACCTGAATTCAAATCTGGTACAAAATCCGGGATATTAATCATTCAATCGTTTAACGTATAATACCATAGATTATATGAAGTTTTTATTCAAATATACATTTCACTTGGCAATACTTGCTTGTGTTTCCGCACTTTTCTCCGGTTGTGAGCAAGACCCCAAGTATAGAGTTTATGATTATCCTGTGCCAGTAGTGGAGAGCATTTATCCTACGGACGGATATGTCACTACACAGGTAGTTATTACGGGAACCAATTTTGGTGACCGTGCTGAAGCAGTGAAAGTTTTCTTCGGTGAAGCCCAATCCAATAAAGTACTCGATTGCAAAAATAACCGTTTGGTAGTGGAAGTGCCGGAAACTGCAGTAACAGGCAATCTGTCTTTACAGATTTATAATAAAAAGGTGGAGAATATCGGTCATTATACAGTACTGCCTACGCCACGTGTCATTACAGTGACTTCTGATAGTGAAGACGGTGAAGGGGTAGCCGATACGGGAGACAAGGTCACTATAACAGGTGAAAACTTTGGTACGGATCCATCCGATATTTCTGTTAGTTTCAATGGAACGCCGGCCGAATTTGAGCTGGTGGATGAGTCTACTATTGTTGCGACAACTCCTGCTGATTATCAGACAGGTAGTGTGACTGTGACTATTCACGGATATACAATGACAGGTGGTGCAATGTTCAATCCTAACTCGAAGGGTGATGTGACAGTGCTTTATC includes:
- a CDS encoding RagB/SusD family nutrient uptake outer membrane protein → MKKITNYILICTCALGFSSCVNTFLDLEPLDAKTDVIYFKTPEHFREYANGLYGQLLGWQSSYGSIFDHMDAASDLSTCFRYSYGVGTGVMGVPNDDSRWGNCYGNIRATNHMFERAVSSYTGNLADIKKELAEGHFFRAYNYFYLLKFFGGVPVVTKVLDVTSPELYGKRNSRYEVVNLILSDLDEAIAGLPLEQNITSADKGKISKQAAQAFKARVLLYEATWRKYNGTSTDFEGSAGPASDQVNAFLEESVQLSETVMGDAAYSLWNYNNVAAMRNMSNRYLFNIEEEASNPAGAGRATNKEFVIASVYSQETRKGQVDLNQVIYTDMRPSRKLIDMFLCTDGLPVSMSDKFQGYKNPGDEFQNRDFRLTSYIGSYATSLTVENCGYGVSKFAITDIQRQSKDESANYPVLRLAEVYLNYAEAVMERYGEISDDQLNKSINKIRARAGIANLTNALAKRIQEGVPANASKTVNQVMLDEIRRERALELYMEGFRCDDLKRWGIAEKNLNESRCGAVVGNASYPTAFIDENGNATSAFNPAIFTKGTEEVETGKGKLPCVVLLKSSDCAFTKGDYLWAIPRNQINLNSNLVQNPGY
- a CDS encoding DUF5013 domain-containing protein, with protein sequence MKFLFKYTFHLAILACVSALFSGCEQDPKYRVYDYPVPVVESIYPTDGYVTTQVVITGTNFGDRAEAVKVFFGEAQSNKVLDCKNNRLVVEVPETAVTGNLSLQIYNKKVENIGHYTVLPTPRVITVTSDSEDGEGVADTGDKVTITGENFGTDPSDISVSFNGTPAEFELVDESTIVATTPADYQTGSVTVTIHGYTMTGGAMFNPNSKGDVTVLYLQNYKQPFAKANDESWKNGEWWTPAVWNQNAASFNAKGNTTVSGMQYKSEEGLTLAFQNGWDKEAYTNGKMWQVATLRPGKYRLEVTYAYTLVVTDAGNFISVLIAKGDSESDIPNVADLEQLNGVYVAYDKMGTANDSGTLVTPSFEVTETTDVVIGFLTSLAKGNSYFKVTELKLILE